Genomic segment of Opitutaceae bacterium:
TGATTGCAATAGGGAAAGAGGGCCTCGTCGGGATTCTTCCGGCCCGCCGTGATGGCTCCGTTGCTGCCGACAAACATCCAGTGGTCGTCATCACTCACCACGTTGACCAGAAACGGCTTGAGTTCGCGATGGCAGTCAACGCCGATGAAGCGCTCCCCGCCGATCTCGCAAAAAAGCTCCTCCGGTCCCGCCTCCCCCACCCCGCCGGGCCCCGTCCGGCCCCTCTGGATGCCATCGCTGTGGAATCGGGGATCTTCGGTCACAATACTTGCCGCCCCCCGGTCTGAACCTGTTTCAGTCGTTTTCATAAAGCTCTGATCTTACGTTTCATGCAGCTGCAAATCCCTGTCCGGAATGGACGGCAAAGCATCGTTTTTCAGATGCCCACTCAAATGGATGCCCAGCGGCGGGACAATAATAAAGTGCACAGTAATGCACTTTTTTATTTGACAGCCCTCCCAAAGTGAGGCGAATTGCAACCCAAGCGAGGCGAGACAGGTCGCCGCTCACGAATCCACCAACAAGCTCTACCCAACAATAATGAACCCTATAAAGGCAGCCGGGCCTACCGGCCTAACACGTTACATCGCGTGCGCTTCCGTCCTTCTTCTTTCAGGAGGGATCGCACTTGCCCAGCAGGCTCCATCCGCGAGTTCCGAGCCGGAGGACGACGAGATGATCATGCTCAGTCCCTTCGAGGTCTCGGATTCGGGTGACTCGGGCTACTATGCGACCAACTCCATCTCCGGATCCCGCATCAACGTCGCGATCCAGGATATTCCGCTTTCGATCGAGGTGGTCACCTCGGACCTGATTGAGGATACCGGATCGGTCGACCTGCGCCAGTCTCTGCAATACAGCGCCGGCGTCCTGCTGACCACCCAGAATGACGGGCGCAATCCCGATCAGTTCAGCGATGTGGGCGGCGTCAACAATCCCGAGGGTGTCACCAACAACAAGACGAACACCTCCTTCAAGGTCCGCGGGTTCGTCACCGACGATGTCCTGCGCGACGGCTTCCGCCGGCAGCACGCGACCGATTCGATCAACATTGAACGAATCGAAGTCGTCCGCGGTCCGTCCGCCCTGCTCTACGGCATCGGCAATTTCGGTGGTATCGTCAACTACCTGATCAAGAAGCCGACCGCAGAACTGCAGCAGAACTACACCTTCATGGTCGGAACCGATTCCTTCTTCCGCGGCACCGCCGACATTTCCGGCCCGTTCAAGAAATGGGAGGGTTCGGGTTACCGGATCAACCTCTCCGCCGAGACCGGCGACGACTGGACGGATCTGAAGAACCACGATGCCTATTTCATCGCCCCCATCTTCCAGTTCCAGCTCACACCCAAGACCACGCTGGTCGTCGATGGAGAATACGGGAAGAATGACGCCAGCGCGATCGGCTTCCAGAGCGTCCGCTCGCCGAGCGTGACCGGTGTTCCGATCAGCCAGCCCGACCGTCTCGAAACCTATGGCTTCCACCGGGTTCCCGGGGAAGACGTCCGAACCTTCCGCTGGTCGGGTCCGGACACCTACCTCAACACTGAGGCAATGAATTTCCACGCCGACCTGACGCAGGAGATCATCCCGGACATGTATGTCAAACTCGGCACCAACATTTCCGAAACCAACTTCGATATCAGGGACGTCTTTGGCGCGATGCAGCAGAATGTCGGCCCGGAGTCCCTCCGACGGACAGTGACTTCCTACCAGGTCATCGACGGACAGGATTCCCTCGTCACCTCGACCGTCCCGAATTCGATTCTTCAGTACGCCTGGGTGGACACCGAGGAACAGAACAAACGCTACCAATACCGCGCCGAGTGGACCTGGACCAAGGAGATTTTCGAGGACAACAAATGGCTTTCCTCCAAACACAGTTTCCTCGCCGGCTATTCCCAGGAAGACGCCTCCCAGACCAAGATGATCTGGCAGACCAACAACTCCACTGAGAACGTCGGATGGAATTTCAAGGCCCCGGATGACGCCAACCCGATCCGTTTCGGCACCCAGGGAGACGGATCGCCCGACGTCGGGATGTCTGAGAATTTCCGGACATCCTCGGATTCCACCAACAAGGGTCTTTACGGCGTGTATTCCGGTCGATTCTTCGAGGACCGCCTCTTCCTTCTCGGCGGACTGCGCAATGACAAGAGCTCAACCGCCACCGCCCGGGCCGACTGGAGAAATCCAAACGCGAGCACGTCAAGTTCCGGTGAAGAGGTTTCCATCAACAGCGCACAGTGGGGCGTCAGCGTCGAAGTCATTCCCGGAGTGTCGCTCTTCGCTCTCGGGTCGGAAGGCGTGCAGCCGAATTTCGGCGGCAAGGTCGATGCCCTCGGCAACGCCATGGATGCGGCCACCAGCAGTTCGAACGAGTACGGCGTGAAGCTGAACCTGATCGAAGGAAAACTGGCAGCGACCATCAGTGCGTTCAAAATCGAGCGGGTCGGTGTCCCCACCAGCTACTGGTGGGCGCCGGCGCCGGGCCGTGGGGCCTTCCGCCGGGGTGATGACATCATCTACAATATCGCCGACTTCAAGGCCGCTCCCGACATCGGCGATGACCTGAGCTGGAAACTGGTCATGTTCACCGAGCCGGTGATGAACGCCTATGCGGCAGCCAAGGAATCGGGCGCCATTTATAACAAGGGCGAGAATACCTACATCAATGCGTCAACCCAGACCGGTGCCGCCTATCTGGATTCGGTTTTCGCCGGGGTTGCCTCGGGACTCGGCTGGCCGGGTTGGCTTTATGTCGGCGTGCCCGAGGGCGATCCCGAGGTCAACACCGCGGGTGAAGACTGGTCCGAAGGCCTCTACTCACAGTCCATCTCGGATTCGTCCGAAGGCTACGAGGCCCAGTTCCTCTTCTCGCCTCTGACCAACATGCAGATTATCCTCAACTACTCGCACGTCACCCGCCAGATCGACAGCCCGGGCACCTTCACCCAATATCCGTATGAGGAAGGGAACTGGGACCGTTGGGCCATGTGGTATTTCCCCGATGGTTCGTGGGGACTTTCCGGATATCCGGCCACCGAGGCCTATCCGGGCGGCACCAACGGCCTGCCGAACCAGGACACCTCATCCTGGGCCGGACTGGGCTATGGCGCGGGAGAATCCCTGGATGATTCGCCCGAGCATGTGGTTTCGGTCTGGAGCTCCTATTCCTTCAGCGGCGATGGCGCCCTGAAAGGTCTCCAGTTGGGTCTCGGAGGCGTCTGGGAAAGTGAGCGCGAGTATGCCTCTTCCTATACCTCATCGGGCCAGATCAAGGAGAACCAGACGGGCAAGAAGATCCAGGCCTTCACCGATCCCCGCCTGACCATCAATGCCATGGTCAAATACGACTGGGTCATGAGCGAGAAGTACAACACGTTCGTTCAACTCAACGTCGACAACCTGCTCAACGACACGGATCAATACGGTCTGCTCTACGCGCCAGGCCTCTCAGCCCGGATGACATTCGGCATCGGCTTCTGAGAACCCTTCAGTGCGGCGCGGCGGGCGGGCCAAGGCTCCCCGCCGCGTCTCATTTTCCCTTGTGACAAGCAAGGGCATGGCTATACCCACGCTGTCCATCTCCCCACTTGCCGGTCAAATGAAGGTCAGCCAACAACATATTGCCGACGAACTGAACCTCTCGCGGACCACGGTGTCCCGGTGTTTCACCAATCATCCGAAGATCAATCCGGAGACTCGCTCAGCCGTTTTCCAGCTGGCCACGAAACTCGGCTACAACTACAGCGCGCCCCGCAATGTCGAGGCCAAGAAGCCTGCCGAAAGAAACACCATTGCCGTTCTCGTCGGGCTGGCGGAGGAAAACCGCCAGGCGGCCGATACGGCCGCCGCCGTGATCAACGGAATCAGCGAGCGCGCCGCCGCTCAGCATCTTGAGCTCCAGCTTCACTATGTCGATCCGGCTCAATTCCGCCTGGCACCCCGGGCCCGCAAGATCCTGCCGGAGGCCGACACCTCCGACTGGCGCGGGACCATCCTGATCTATCCTTTTCACGAGGAAAGTGTGATCAATCTGATGGCCAAATTCCCCACCGTGGCTGTCCTTGACGATTACGACCTGGCGGAAATCGATTGCATCAACCCGGACGAGGGACGCGGCATCTCCCGCATGGTCCAGCACCTCTATGACCTCGGTCACAGGCGGATCGGTTTCCTCAGCTGGAAATACCCCGTTTCGACCCCATGGGTGGGCCGCCGGGTCGGGGCCTACCTGGAGAATCTCTACCGGCTTGGTCTGGAGATTGAACCGGACCATATCCTGAATGTTCGCGGCGAGAATTCCATGCCATTGGACGAACTCTCCAATCGGGTCGCCCGATTGGTCCGTCAAGGTGTCACCGGCTGGGTCTGCGCGGCCGATCACCAGGCCTACCCCCTGCTCGTCGATCTGAAGAACAGGGGTATCCGCGTCCCGCACGATTGCTCGATCACCGGCTTCGACGGAATCAGGCCGCCCCGGGGACTACCGCAACTGACCACCATGCGGACACCGTTTCGCGAGATGGGCATTTCATCGGTCGTTTCCCTGTTGCGGAAAATCGATCAGCCAAGCGCCGCGCGACGCCACATCATGGTTTCCAGCCACGTCGTCATCGGCAAGACCACGGCCCGCCCTCCCGCCTGATCACCAAACCCGTTCCGGAAACGACCGGTTGCCCGTCAGCCGTCCCGGCAGTGGCACCGGTCATCCAGGGAAACCCGTCTTTCGAATCAACCATCATACTTCAGGCCTCATGAGACCTTCTGCTCGACCGACCGCCCTGGCCACGGGCCTGCTCCTGCTGGCCACTCCACTTTCCCTCCTCTTCGGGGAACCGCTAACTGATCGGCAGGCTCCGACCGACCCAACCGGTTGGGACCTGGTCTGGTCGGATGAATTCGACCAGCCCGGCGCCCCCGATCCCGAGAAATGGGACTACGATGTCGGTGGTCACGGCTGGGGAAATGCCGAACTCCAGTTCTACACGAAGGACCGGAGGGAGAACGCCCGGGTCGAAAACGGCCACCTCGTCATCGAAGCCCGGCGTGAAGAGTGGGAAGGAAATGAATACACCTCGGCCCGGCTCGTGACCCGCGGTCGGGAAAGCTGGCTCCACGGCCGTTTCGAAATCCGCGCCCGGTTGCCGGAAGGGCGCGGGACCTGGCCCGCCATCTGGATGCTCCCGGATGATTGGAACCTCGGGTCCGGCCAGTGGCCGGATGTCGGCGAAATCGACATCATGGAACATGTCGGCTACGATCCAGGAGTCATTCACGCGACCGTCCACTCCAGGAAGTTCTTTTACAAGTGGAACGAGAACTCCCCCAAGACCAGCATGATCGAAATTCCCGATGCCAACTCCGAATTCCATACCTACGCCGTTGAATGGACGGCCGATGAGTTGCGGGCCTACGTCGATGACACCCTTTATTTTACCTACACCAACCCCGGTGAAGGCTGGGAATCATGGCCCTATACCCGCCCCTTCCACCTGCTTCTCAACGTCGCGGTCGGTGGGCACTGGGGAGCCCAGAAGGGAGTGGACGAAGAGGCCTTTCCACTGCGGATGGAGATCGACTTCGTCCGTGTCTACCAGCAAGTCGGGAAGTGACCCGATTCGCACCTGGTTGAATCGAGACCTCGACTCAGGACCAGGATCATCTTCTCGTCCGCCATTTCGATGCAGCCGCCCCAGTCTTCTGGGGCGCATCGAGGTGGATTCGCGGCCCAGGATTGTCGCGACGACAGGAAGAGAGTCCTTCTGAAAGCCCCTGATTCGGGAGTCATTCCGGATCCCCGGCGTGGCGCGCGGCCAGTTCACGCTCGACCCTGGCCACCTCGTCTTCGCGCAGTGGATAGCACCAGACGGCCACCGCGCTGAAAACGGCAAAGGCGGCGGGGATGAAGGTGAACATGACGCGGATACCCAGCAGGGAGGATTCCGACTGAACCTGATTGGGCACGAATCCCGCAAACTGCAGCATCCAACCGGCCAAAAACCCACCGATGGTCAGGCCCAGCTTCTGGGCAAACTGGGCCGCCGAGAAAATCAGGGCGGTCGAGCGACGCTGGAATTTCCATTCCCCGTAATCCGCCACATCGGCATACATCGCCCAGACCAGGGCCGGAGTCGGGCCCACAATGAACGTTCCGACGATGTTCACCAGCATCATCAGCCAGAAATTCTCCGGCGGGATGAAGAAGAAGGCCGCCATGGTCGCCGCATTGGCCAGGGTGAGGCCGACCATCAACTCCCGTTTTCCCCAGCGCTTGCTGAAAAGCTTCGTGCAGGCCACCCCGAGTATCAGGGCCAACGTGCCCGAAGTCATGAAAATGGTCGAACGGTCCAGGAATCCGATGAAGGGCGATCCGTCATCACCGACAAAGTACTTGAAGTAGTGAAGGGTGACCGCGCCGCGGACCGCCACATTGGCCAGGGTGAAAATGGCGGCGGCAAAGAGAATCAACCACGGGCGGTTGGCCACCAGAAACCTCAACTCCTGTTTCAGGTTCGACTTCTGCCCGACCGGCGGGTGCACCCGCTCCCGCGTCACCGCAAAGGTGAAAAGGAAGAGGCCGATCGCACAGACCGCGAAAATCGCCATCGTTCCCTTGAAACCCGCCGCCTCGTCGCCCTGACCGATCAACGCAACCAACGGGCGGGCGCTGAAGGTGATCAGCAGTTGCCCGGTAAAGGCGCAGACAAAGCGATAACTGGAGAGCACGGTCCGCTCCGACGAGGAGGGCGTCATCACGCCCATCAGGGCCGAATAGGGAATATTGATGGCGGTGTAGGCCATCATCATCAGGGTGTAGGTCACATACGCATACACCAGTTTGCCCTGCACCGAGAGATCGGGGTTGGCGAACATGACATAACCCATGATCCCGTAGGGAACCGCCATCCAGAGCAGATAGGGCCGGTACTTGCCCCAACGCGTCCGCGTCCGATCCGCCACCACCCCCATCATCGGGTCATTGACCGCGTCCCAGAGCCGGGCGACCAGGAAGAGGGTGCCCACGACTCCGGCTGACAACCCGAACACGTCGGTGTAGTAGTAGAAGAGGAAGATGTTGAAGGTGTGAAAGACGAAGTTGGACGCGGTATCTCCGAGTCCGTATCCGAGTTTCTCGACAAATCCGAGACGGGGGCTTTGGGCAGGGTCAGACATGGCAAGGCAGAGGTTTGGACACAATCCGGTTCCCTGGGTGGTCCCGGAATCCAGGAACCCTGGCGACCACCGAATCCCGCCGCAACCCTAAAGTGCAGTAATGTGCACCTTAATGAATCAGCCGGAAGGCAAGACACCTCCGCGTCCCTGAGTCTGCCCGCAGGAAAAATCCGGAGCATCCCCCCGATTCCTGTCTATGCTCCCAGTCCGACCACGGCCTCAGAACGCCCAGGCTTTCCGCTCGTGCAGCAATTCCGCAATCTGAATGGCGTTGAGGGCCGCCCCTTTCCAGAGTTGGTCGCCAACCACGAAAAATGCCAGACCGTTGTCGAGAGCGGAATCCTGTCGCAGCCGCCCCACCCCGCAATTCACCTTGCCGGCAAGGTCAAGCGGCATCGGGTAACGGTTGGCGGAAGGCTCGTCCATCAACTCCGCACCGGGGAAGCCCGCGATCGCTTCGCGCGCTTTCTCCAGGTTGACCGGACGCTCGAATTCCGCGTCGATCGAAATGGAATGGGCCCGGAAGACCGGAACCCGTACACAGGTGCAGGAAACCCGCAGACCGGGCAGGCCGAGGATCTTCCGGCCTTCGTTCTGCATCTTCATCTCTTCCTTGGTGTAGCCGGTCTCGAGGAAGGAATCCACATGGGGAAGCAGATTGAAGGCGATCTGGTGCGGGTAGACCTTGTGGGTGATCGGATCACCTTTGACGTAGGCCTGGATCTGATCCTCCAACTCGATCATGGCCGCGGCTCCCGTCCCTGAAACCGCCTGGTAGGTCGAGGCAAAAAAGCGCTTCAATCCAAAGGCCTGGTGGAGCGGAGCCAGGGCCATCAGGGCGACGGCGGTCGAGCAATTCGGGTTGGCGATGATCCCCTGGTGGGCGACTGCGGCATCCGGATTGATTTCCGGGATGGCCAGGGGCACACCCGGATCCATCCGGAAAGCCGAGCTGTTGTCGATGACCACGCAGCCACGTTTGACCGCCTCCGGAGCCAGATTCCTCGAAATCCCGGCGCCCGCACTGAAGATGGCAAAATCCAGTCCTTCAAAAACCTCGGGACGGGCTTCCTCGATCACCCACTTGTCGTTACCGACCGCAATCGTCCTGCCGGCGGACCGGGCGGAGGCGAACAGCCGGAGTTCGGAAATCGGAAAGCGACGATCCCGAAGCAGCTGGATCAACTCTTGACCGACCGCTCCGGTTGCGCCGACGATGCCTGCTTTGTAGCTCATGGAATGAAGGACGAAGATTACAAAAGGCTGATCCAAAGATGCGGCGAGCTGGCAATCAAGCCAACAAATGAGTCGCTCACCGTTTCCATTGCCCGCCAGGAGATGACTCTCTGGTCCGGCGGGAACGCCGAGGTGACCTGGGCCGTCTCCACCAGCCGGCGGCCACCGTCCTGTGTCCAGGATTCCCTGGGGACGCCGACCGGGCTCCATGTCATCGCAACGAAATTGGGCGATGGCGAACCGCTCGGAACCGTCTTCCGGTATCGCCAGAGCCTCGGCACCCTCTATTGGGAAATGCCCGCCGCGGAACAGGAGAAAGCCCTCATCACCACCCGTATCCTGCGCCTGCGCGGTCTGGAGGAAGGCCTGAATGCCGGGGAAGGTTGCGACAGCCATTACCGGATGATCTATATTCACGGCACCAATCATGAAGCGGCCATCGGCCAACCACACAGCGCCGGCTGCATTGAAATGCTGAACGCAGAGGTCCTCGAGCTTTACGAACGGGTGCCCGAGGGAACGCTTGTCTGGATCGGATTCTAGGCGCCTGGCGCTCTTTCCGCGTAAGATTTCAACACCTGTGGGGCCCGCCCCTCTTCGGTGTGCGGTTCGCTGGCATCCAAACTGCTCCGGCCTCCTGTCCGGGTCTTCCGTTGCCAACCTCGAGAATACCTGCAAAGACTGTAACCTTGCTGCACATCGACCACACCAATATCTACCGCTACACCCGCCCGGTCGAGTGGACCATTCATCGACTCATGCTGCGTCCGGCCGAGAGCCACGACGTGCGGATTCTCAAGGAAAGCCTGGAGATCTATCCGGCCCATGATCTGCGCTGGAAACACGATGTGTTCGACAATTCGGTCGCCCTCGTGAATTTCACGGAAAAAGCCGATGAGATGCGTATCACCACTCATTACGAGGTCGAGCAACGCAACACCAACCCGTTCAATTTCGTTCTCGAGATCTACACCAATGATCTCCCTTTTGCCTACCGCGGGGATGAAGCCGAGGACCTTCTACCCTATCGGAAACCGCGCCATCCCGCGGATGCGGTGGCGGTCGGAGAATGGCTTCGGCCCTTCCTCGACAAAGACGGACGCGGCCAGACCCTGCCCTTCCTCCTCGCTCTGAACGAATCCGTCCCCAAACACTTCCGCTACGGCGTCCGGGAGGAACCCGGCATCCAGACTCCCGCTGAAACCCTGAAGATGGGGAGCGGAACCTGTCGGGATTTCGCCCTTCTCTTCATGGAGGCCGCCCGGCACATGGGCCTGGCCGCCCGCTATGTCAGCGGATACCTCTGCGGAAGCGGGATTGAGGATCCGGGCGTCGCCGAAAATTCGACGCACGCCTGGACCGAAATCTACCTGCCCGGTGCCGGCTGGAAGGGATTTGATCCCACCGGCGGCATCCTGGCCGCCGGGACACATCTTCGGGTCGCAGCGACCCGCAACCCGTCCCAGGCCACTCCCATCCTCGGCAATTACCTCGGCGACG
This window contains:
- a CDS encoding TonB-dependent receptor plug domain-containing protein; the protein is MNPIKAAGPTGLTRYIACASVLLLSGGIALAQQAPSASSEPEDDEMIMLSPFEVSDSGDSGYYATNSISGSRINVAIQDIPLSIEVVTSDLIEDTGSVDLRQSLQYSAGVLLTTQNDGRNPDQFSDVGGVNNPEGVTNNKTNTSFKVRGFVTDDVLRDGFRRQHATDSINIERIEVVRGPSALLYGIGNFGGIVNYLIKKPTAELQQNYTFMVGTDSFFRGTADISGPFKKWEGSGYRINLSAETGDDWTDLKNHDAYFIAPIFQFQLTPKTTLVVDGEYGKNDASAIGFQSVRSPSVTGVPISQPDRLETYGFHRVPGEDVRTFRWSGPDTYLNTEAMNFHADLTQEIIPDMYVKLGTNISETNFDIRDVFGAMQQNVGPESLRRTVTSYQVIDGQDSLVTSTVPNSILQYAWVDTEEQNKRYQYRAEWTWTKEIFEDNKWLSSKHSFLAGYSQEDASQTKMIWQTNNSTENVGWNFKAPDDANPIRFGTQGDGSPDVGMSENFRTSSDSTNKGLYGVYSGRFFEDRLFLLGGLRNDKSSTATARADWRNPNASTSSSGEEVSINSAQWGVSVEVIPGVSLFALGSEGVQPNFGGKVDALGNAMDAATSSSNEYGVKLNLIEGKLAATISAFKIERVGVPTSYWWAPAPGRGAFRRGDDIIYNIADFKAAPDIGDDLSWKLVMFTEPVMNAYAAAKESGAIYNKGENTYINASTQTGAAYLDSVFAGVASGLGWPGWLYVGVPEGDPEVNTAGEDWSEGLYSQSISDSSEGYEAQFLFSPLTNMQIILNYSHVTRQIDSPGTFTQYPYEEGNWDRWAMWYFPDGSWGLSGYPATEAYPGGTNGLPNQDTSSWAGLGYGAGESLDDSPEHVVSVWSSYSFSGDGALKGLQLGLGGVWESEREYASSYTSSGQIKENQTGKKIQAFTDPRLTINAMVKYDWVMSEKYNTFVQLNVDNLLNDTDQYGLLYAPGLSARMTFGIGF
- a CDS encoding LacI family DNA-binding transcriptional regulator; protein product: MAIPTLSISPLAGQMKVSQQHIADELNLSRTTVSRCFTNHPKINPETRSAVFQLATKLGYNYSAPRNVEAKKPAERNTIAVLVGLAEENRQAADTAAAVINGISERAAAQHLELQLHYVDPAQFRLAPRARKILPEADTSDWRGTILIYPFHEESVINLMAKFPTVAVLDDYDLAEIDCINPDEGRGISRMVQHLYDLGHRRIGFLSWKYPVSTPWVGRRVGAYLENLYRLGLEIEPDHILNVRGENSMPLDELSNRVARLVRQGVTGWVCAADHQAYPLLVDLKNRGIRVPHDCSITGFDGIRPPRGLPQLTTMRTPFREMGISSVVSLLRKIDQPSAARRHIMVSSHVVIGKTTARPPA
- a CDS encoding glycoside hydrolase family 16 protein, with translation MRPSARPTALATGLLLLATPLSLLFGEPLTDRQAPTDPTGWDLVWSDEFDQPGAPDPEKWDYDVGGHGWGNAELQFYTKDRRENARVENGHLVIEARREEWEGNEYTSARLVTRGRESWLHGRFEIRARLPEGRGTWPAIWMLPDDWNLGSGQWPDVGEIDIMEHVGYDPGVIHATVHSRKFFYKWNENSPKTSMIEIPDANSEFHTYAVEWTADELRAYVDDTLYFTYTNPGEGWESWPYTRPFHLLLNVAVGGHWGAQKGVDEEAFPLRMEIDFVRVYQQVGK
- a CDS encoding MFS transporter produces the protein MSDPAQSPRLGFVEKLGYGLGDTASNFVFHTFNIFLFYYYTDVFGLSAGVVGTLFLVARLWDAVNDPMMGVVADRTRTRWGKYRPYLLWMAVPYGIMGYVMFANPDLSVQGKLVYAYVTYTLMMMAYTAINIPYSALMGVMTPSSSERTVLSSYRFVCAFTGQLLITFSARPLVALIGQGDEAAGFKGTMAIFAVCAIGLFLFTFAVTRERVHPPVGQKSNLKQELRFLVANRPWLILFAAAIFTLANVAVRGAVTLHYFKYFVGDDGSPFIGFLDRSTIFMTSGTLALILGVACTKLFSKRWGKRELMVGLTLANAATMAAFFFIPPENFWLMMLVNIVGTFIVGPTPALVWAMYADVADYGEWKFQRRSTALIFSAAQFAQKLGLTIGGFLAGWMLQFAGFVPNQVQSESSLLGIRVMFTFIPAAFAVFSAVAVWCYPLREDEVARVERELAARHAGDPE
- a CDS encoding aspartate-semialdehyde dehydrogenase, which codes for MSYKAGIVGATGAVGQELIQLLRDRRFPISELRLFASARSAGRTIAVGNDKWVIEEARPEVFEGLDFAIFSAGAGISRNLAPEAVKRGCVVIDNSSAFRMDPGVPLAIPEINPDAAVAHQGIIANPNCSTAVALMALAPLHQAFGLKRFFASTYQAVSGTGAAAMIELEDQIQAYVKGDPITHKVYPHQIAFNLLPHVDSFLETGYTKEEMKMQNEGRKILGLPGLRVSCTCVRVPVFRAHSISIDAEFERPVNLEKAREAIAGFPGAELMDEPSANRYPMPLDLAGKVNCGVGRLRQDSALDNGLAFFVVGDQLWKGAALNAIQIAELLHERKAWAF
- a CDS encoding L,D-transpeptidase, with amino-acid sequence MKDEDYKRLIQRCGELAIKPTNESLTVSIARQEMTLWSGGNAEVTWAVSTSRRPPSCVQDSLGTPTGLHVIATKLGDGEPLGTVFRYRQSLGTLYWEMPAAEQEKALITTRILRLRGLEEGLNAGEGCDSHYRMIYIHGTNHEAAIGQPHSAGCIEMLNAEVLELYERVPEGTLVWIGF
- a CDS encoding transglutaminase family protein; the encoded protein is MLHIDHTNIYRYTRPVEWTIHRLMLRPAESHDVRILKESLEIYPAHDLRWKHDVFDNSVALVNFTEKADEMRITTHYEVEQRNTNPFNFVLEIYTNDLPFAYRGDEAEDLLPYRKPRHPADAVAVGEWLRPFLDKDGRGQTLPFLLALNESVPKHFRYGVREEPGIQTPAETLKMGSGTCRDFALLFMEAARHMGLAARYVSGYLCGSGIEDPGVAENSTHAWTEIYLPGAGWKGFDPTGGILAAGTHLRVAATRNPSQATPILGNYLGDASLFRGLEVTVRARAIPTEP